In Phreatobacter cathodiphilus, the genomic window GATGCCGGCGCTCTCCTGGCGCACCATGCCGGCGCGCAGCATCAGGCGGTGTGAGACGATCTCGGCTTCCTTCGGCGTCTCGCGCAGGATCGGCAGGAAGTAGCGGGACAGACGCATCGAAGACCTCGGAGGGCATGGCGGTGGCAGCCGCGCGCCAGGGCGCGGGAGGCGGGAATTGACCCTCTTTTGCCGCCGGAAGCAAGACGAAAGGCCGATATGGCCTCCCTTCGGCCCAGCGCGCCGCCGCTCCGCGACGGCCTGCCGGCGGCGGCGCTGCGCCCGGCCGGAAAAAAGGAAAGGCGGGATCATGGATCCCGCCTCCTCTAGGACATGCTAGTGAAGCTCGACGTCGCGGAGTATCGCGCCTGCCGTCTTCTTTTTGTTTCCCGCGCGAAGGTTCTTCCGAACCTGCACCCGGGGGGTCTTCCTCCCAAGACCTGAGCCATGAGACCTTACCGCGGTCGTTCGCAGGGGCCTCTTTCTTGCAGCAAGGGAAGGCTAGACCACGAAAAATGGTTTGTCACCAACATGGGCAGCCGGTGGCGAAAAAAAGTGCAGGCCAACCCCTCCGGAAGAATACTTATCCACTCTTGCGCTGCGTTGCAGCATACAGGGCTTGGTTCGGCCCTCAGCCCACCACCGCCCGCGGCATGAACGGAATGTCGTCCAGGGTGATGAAGCCGTAGGCGTAATTCAGGTAGTAGAGCCCGAAGACGATCCCCGCCACGATGGTGGTGGCGATCACCTTGTCGCGCATCACCGTCCGCATCGGCGCGCCGGGATCGCTGCCCGGCACCACCCGCCCGCTCTCCACCTGCGACCTCACGCCGAAGGGCAGGACGACGAAGAGGACGAGCCACCAGATGATGAAATAGATGGCGAGCGCGGCCGGGATACTCATGCCTGTTCGAGCTCCACCAGAGTGCCGTTGAAGTCCTTCGGGTGCAGGAACAGCACGGGCTTGTCATGGGCGCCGATCTTCGGCTCCCCGTCCCCCAGAATACGCGCGCCCTGCGCCTTCAGATGATCGCGCGCCGCGATGATGTCGTCCACCTCGTAGCAGACGTGATGGATGCCGCCGTCCGGGTTCTTGTCGAGGAACTTCGCGATCGGGCTGTCGGCCCCCAGCGGCGCGAGGAACTCGATCTTGGTGTTCGGCAGTTCGACGAAGACGACGGTGACGCCGTGGGCCGGCTGGGCCACCGGCGCCGTGACTGTCGCCCCCAGCGTGTCGCGGTAGAGCGCGCTGGCCTTCTCGAGGTCACGGACGGCGATGGCGACGTGATTGAGGCGTCCGATCATGGAGGGCTCCTTCGTGGCGAGTAGCGAGTGGCGAGTGGCGAGACTCCGGCGCGGCGGCAGGCAGCGTCGACCCCATTCGCCATTCGCCACTCCCCATTCGCCCCAGCTATACCGTCACCACCAGCACATGGCACATCGGCTTTTTGCCCCATCTGCCGTTGAGCGTGCCGCGGATGGCGCGGGTGACGCTCTCGGCCACCGCATCGGGGTCGCGGCGACGGGCCTTGGGCAGGCCCTCGACACAGTCGATGACCGTCTCCTCGACGAGCTCGGCGAGATCCTCGCCCATGGCGTCCTGCTCGGGCACCCCGGCCATGTCCATCTGGATGTCGCCGACGATCTGGCCGCGGTCGTCGAGGGCGATGGCGACAGACACGATCCCGGCGAAGGATAGGCGCCGCCGCTCGGGAACGACACGCGCCGCCTCCTCGATCAGCAGCGAGCCGTCCTTGAACAGGCGCTGGGCCGGCACGGTGTCGACCACGTCGGGCTCGCCGGGAGCGAGGCGGATGACGTCGCCGTCATTGGCGAGGATGACGTCCTTGACGCCCATGCGCCGCGCCAGTGCCGCGTGCTCGGCCATGTGATAGGCCTCGCCGTGGACGGGAATGGCGATCTTCGGCCGCACCCAGGTGTACATCTGCTCCATCTCGCCGCGCCGCGGATGGCCGGAGACGTGCACCAGCCCGTCGCGGTCGGTGATGATCTTCACCCCCTGCTTGACCAGACTGTTGATGATGTTGCCCACCGCCTTCTCGTTGCCGGGAATGGTGCGCGAGGAGAAGACGACCGTGTCGCCCGGGGTCAGCGTCACCTCCGGATGGTCGTCGTTGGCGATGCGGGCGAGAGCGGCGCGCGGCTCGCCCTGGCTGCCGGTCAGCACCGCCACCACCTTGTCGCGCGGCAGGTAGCCGTAGGATTCGGCACCGACGAAGGGCGGGATGCCGTCCAGCATGCCCTGTTCGCGGGCGATGCCGATGACGCGCTCCATGGCGCGGCCTACCAGCACCACCTGCCGGTCGCAGCGCATCGCCGCCTCCGCCACCGAGCGGATCCGGCCGGCATTGGAGGCGAAGGTGGTCACCGCCACCCTGCCCTTCGCGGCGCGGATGATCTTTTCCAGCTCCTTCGCCACCTCGCGCTCGGAGGGCGAGATGCCCTCGCGGATGGCATTGGTGGAATCGCCGATCATGGCGAGCACGCCCTCGTCGCCGAGAGCGCGGAACCGCGCCTCGTCGGTGACGGCGCCGAGCACCGGCGTCGGGTCGATCTTCCAGTCGCTGGTGTGGACGACGAGGCCGAGCGGCGTGCGGATCGCCAGCGAGGTCGATTCAGGGATCGAATGGGCCACCGCGATCATCTCGAAGGAGAACGGCCCGACCTCGATCACCTGCCCCGGCTGGATCACGTGGATCGGCACCTTCGGTGCGCCGGGCTCGTTGAGGCGCTTGGCCTCCAGCATCGCCGCGGCGAAGGGGGTGAGATAGATCGGGCAACCGAGGCGCGGCCACAGGTCCGCCACAGCGCCGATATGGTCCTCGTGCGCATGGGTGATGACCAGCGCCCTGAGCCGCTTCTTCTCCGCCGTGAGGAAGCGCGGATCGGGCATGATCAGGTCGATGCCCGGCAGGTCGGGGCCGGCGAAGGCGACGCCGCAGTCCACCGCCAGCCAGTCCTTCTTGGCCGGCGAGCCGTGGCCGTAGAGCGAGAAGTTCATGCCGATCTCGCCGACGCCGCCCAGGGGGCAGAACACCAGTTCGTCGGCCGTTCCGGAATGGGGTCGTTTCGCCATGGGTCAGTGCACCGTGCCGGCCAGCGCGGGAACGACCTCGCCGACGGTGATCATTTCCCGGCCGTCCGGGGTATCGAGGAGAAGGCGTCCCTCGGCGTCGAGGCCGACGAAGACGCCTTCGATGCGCCTGTCGCCACTCTTGGCCACCATGGGTCCGCCGAGATTGTGGGCGCGGGCGAGCCAGCCGGCGCGGATGGCATTGAAGCCCTGGCCTCGCCGCCAGATGGCGAGCGCCGTCACCATGGAGCGGCTCAGCGCCGCAAAGACCTGGTCGCGGTCCACCGCGATGCCGGCCCCGTTGAGGCTCTGGGTCGGATAGGGCATGTCGCCGGGATGGTGCGCGACGTTGACGCCGATGCCGATGGCGACCTGCGTGGTCGCGCCACGCGTCGTCGCCTCGATCAGCGTGCCGGAGACCTTGGCGCCGTCGAGCAGCGCGTCGTTCGGCCACTTCACCTTGAAGCGGCTCTCGAGGTCCGGGGCCAGCGTCAGCAGCGCGTCGTCCAGCGCCAGGGCGCTGACGAAGCACAGCTCGGCGATGCGCGCCGCCGGCGCCGGATCGGTGAGGAGGAGCGTCGCGAAGAGATTGCCGTCGAAGCCGGTCCAGGAGCGGCCCCACCGCCCCTTCCCCGCCGTCTGGCGGTCGGCCACCACCCAGGTCGGCTGCGTCTCGCCCGCCGCGCCGCGCGCCAGCGCCTCCGCATTGGTCGAGCCGACCTCGGCGAGATGAACGAGTTGGAAGCCTGCCGCCTGAGCGGTCTCGGAAAGGGTCAGCACGACATCCTGCATGCGCGTGGGGGAACCGGCGGCACGGGGCTGCCGGCGAGAGGGCGCGCCGGTCTGCCGGACGCTCCCGGCAGTCCTATAAGCCGCGAAAGGCCGGGACAAGCCCGGCCGTGCTGCGACGCGGCAGGAGCGGTGCCGGAATGCCGGCCGGGTCAGAACAGCGACCGCGCCGCCGCTGCCGCGGCTGCGACGAGCGGCGCCGGATAGACGACGAAGAGAGTGTTGAACAGCGCCGAGGCGACAAGCACCGTCTTCAGCTCGATCCGCACCGGCGAGAAGGCCGGCGCCGGCTCGTCGAAATACATCAGCTTCACGATGCGCAGGTAGTAGTAGCAGCCGATGACGCTCGACAGCACGCCGATCACTGCCAGCGTGTAGAGCTTGGCCTCGATGGCCGCCGAGAACACGTACCACTTGGCGAAGAACCCGGCGAGCGGCGGGATGCCGGCGAGCGAGAACAGCAGCGCCGCGAGCGCCGCCGCCATCAGCGGATTGGTGCGCGACAGCCCCGCGAGGTCGTCGATGGTCTCCACCGCCTCGTCGCCGCGGCGCATGGCAATGACGCAGGCGAAGGTGCCGAGCGTCATGATCATGTAGATGGCGATGTAGGCCGCCACGCCCTGCACGCCCGCCGCCGTGCCTGCCGAGAGGCCGACCAGCGCGAAGCCCATGTGGCCGATGGAGGAATAGGCCATCAGGCGCTTGATGTTGGTCTGGCCGATGGCTGCGAAGGACCCGAGCAGCATCGAGCCGACCGAGACGAAGACGACGATCTGCTGCCACTGGTGCGCCGCCGCCGGGAAGCCGGTGACGAGGGCGCGGGCGAAGATGGCGATGGCCGCGACCTTCGGCGCCGCCGCGAAGAAGGCCGTCACCGGCGAGGGCGCGCCCTCGTAGACGTCCGGCGTCCACATGTGGAAGGGCACGGCCGAGACCTTGAAGGCCATGCCGGCGATGAGGAAGACGAGGCCGAAGACGAGGCCGAGGCCGATCGGGCCGCCCTTCAGGGCCGCGGCGATGCCGGCGAGCTGCACCGTGCCGGTGAAGCCGTAGATCAGCGAGCAGCCGTAGAGCAGCATGCCCGAGGAGAGCGCGCCGAGGACGAAATATTTCAGGCCCGCCTCGGTCGACTTGGCGTTGTCGCGGTGGATCGAGGCGATGACGTAGAGCGCCAGCGACATGAGCTCGAGGCCCATATAGAGCGCGATGAGGTCGCCGGCCGAGATCAGCACGCCCATGCCGGTGGTCGACAGGAGGATGAGGATCGGGAACTCGAACTTCTCGACCCGCTCGCGCCTGAGGAAGTCCTGCGAGAGGACCAACGCCACGGCGGCGCCGAGGAAGGCGAGCACCTTCATGAAGCGCGCGAAGCCGTCGAGGACGAAGGACCCGTTGAAGACGGAGCGCGGCGCGCCGCCGATCAGCATCACCGCCACCGCCGCCGCCACCAGGAGCGCGATGGCGCCCACCGTCACGGTGCGGGCCGAGCGGTCGCCGGTGAAGACGCCGTACATGAGCAGCGCCATGGCGCCGAGCGCTAGGATCAGCTCGGGCAGGATCGGGGCGAGGTCGAGGACCGGAGCGTTCATCGTCGGCACCGTCAGCGGCTCGGGACGGTGGCGGCCGTGCGGGCCGCTCCGTTCGCCTGATTGTAGGATTCCACCAGCGCGTTCACCGCCACCTCGGAGGTGGCGAGGATCGGGCGCGGATAGACGCCGAAGAGGATCGTCAGCACCACCAGCGGAACCAGGATGGTCAGTTCGCGGCGGTCGACGTCGGTGATCGCCTTCAGCGACGGCTTGGTCAGTTCGCCCCAGATCACCTGGCGGTAGAGCCAGAGCGCATAGCCGGCGGAGAGGATGACGCCGGTGGCGGCGAGGAAGGTCGCCGTCGTCGAGGCCTTGAACGTGCCCATCAGCGTCAGGAACTCGCCGACGAAGCCCGACGTGCCGGGCAGGCCGACATTGGCCATGGTGAAGACCATGAAGATTACCGCATAGACCGGCATGCGGTTCACGAGCCCGCCATAGGCCGCGATCTCGCGGGTGTGCATGCGGTCATAGACGACGCCGACGCAGAGGAAGAGCGCGCCGGAGACGATGCCGTGGGAGATCATCTGGAACACGGCGCCCTGGATGCCCTCGGCGTTGCCGGCGAAGATGCCCATGGTCACGAATCCCATATGGGCCACCGAGGAATAGGCGATCAGCTTCTTGATGTCCTCCTGCATCATCGCCACCAGCGAGGTGTAGATGATGGCGATGATCGACAGGGCGAAGACGATCGGCGCGAAGAAGGCGCTGGCCTCCGGGAACATCGGCAGCGAGAAGCGCAGGAAGCCGTAGCCGCCCATCTTCAGGAGCACGCCTGCAAGGATGACCGAGCCTGCCGTCGGCGCCTCGACGTGGGCGTCCGGCAGCCAGGTGTGCACCGGCCACATCGGCATCTTCACCGCGAAGGAGGCGAAGAAGGCGAGCCACAGCCAGAACTGCATGTCGCGCGAGAACAGCTTCGGCCCGGTCTTCAGGAGCTCGGCGATGTCGGAAGTCCCCGCCGTCCAGATCATCGCCATGATGGCGAGGAGCATGAGCAGCGAGCCGGCGAGCGTGTAGAGGAAGAACTTGAACGAGGCGTAGATGCGCCGCTTTCCGCCCCAGATACCGATGATGAGGAACATCGGGATCAGGCCGGCTTCGAAGAACAGGTAGAAGAGCACGATGTCGAGGGCGCAGAAGACGCCGATCATCAGCGTCTCGAGCACCAGGAAGGCCACCATGTACTCCTTCACCCGCTTCTCGATGGAGACCCAGGAGGCGAGGATGCAGAAGGGCATCAGGAAGGTGGTGAGGATGACGAGCGGCAGCGAGATGCCGTCGACGCCCATGCGGTAGCTGATGACCCCGCCGAGCCAGGGGGCGCGCTCGACGAACTGGAACTCGGCGGTCGCCGGGTTGAACAGCCAGACCGGGATCAGCGACAGGCCGAATGTCACCAGCGTCGCGAACAGCGCGATCATGCGGATGTTGCGCTTGGCGGCCTCGTCGTCGCCGCGCACCATCAGGATCAGCGCGGCGCCGAGCAGCGGCAGGAAGGTGATGATCGAGAGGATCGGGGCATTCGACATCAGTGTGCTCCTCCGACGCCGCCGGAGAACATGAACCAGGTGGCGAGGGCCGCGACACCGATCAGCATGGCGAAGGCATAGTGGTAGACGTAGCCGGTCTGCAGACGCACCACCCCGCGGGTGATGTCGACGACGCGGGCGGCGATGCCGTCGGGACCGAACCCGTCGATGAGCCAGCCGTCGCCCTTCTTCCAGAAGAAGCGGCCGAGCCAGCGCGCGGGCCGCACGAAGATGCGGTCGTAGAGCTCGTCGAAGTACCACTTGTTGAGCAGGAACTGGTACAGGCCCTGGTGCTCGCGGGCGAGCTGCACCGGCACGTCCGGCCGCTTGATGTACATGTACCAGGCGAGCGCGAAGCCGATCGCCATCATCACGAAGGGCGTCCAGGGCACCCAGCCGGGAACGCTGTGGAACTCGTGGATGATGTGGTTCTCCGGCCGCATGAAGATGGAGTCGCGGAAGAAGCCCTTGATGCCGGCCTCGTCGGTGAACTTCTTCATGAAGACGACGCCGGAGAAGACGGCGCCGACGGCCAGCGCGCCGAGCGGGATCAGCATGACCAGCGGGCTCTCGTGCGGCTGGTGGGCATGGCCGTGGCCGTGGTCGTCGTGATGATGATCGTCCTTGGCGCCATGCGCGTGGGCATGCGGGTCGGCATGGCCATGGGCGGCAGCGTCGGCATGGGCATGGTCGTCATGATGTCCGTGGGCCCCGGCCCAGCGCGGCTGGCCGTGGAAGGTCATGAAGATCAGGCGCCAGGAGTAGAACGAGGTCATCAGCGCCGCGATGACGGTCATGAAGAAAGCATAGGGCCCCATGGCGCCGTGGGCGGCATAGGCGACCTCGATGATCGCGTCCTTCGAGTGATAGCCGGCGAAGCCGATGTGCAGGAACGGGATGCCGAAGCCGGTCAGGGCCAGCGTGCCGATCACCATCATGGCGTAGGTGAACTTGATGTGGGGCGCGAGCCCGCCCATCCGCCGGATATCCTGCTCGTGGTGCATCGCATGGATGACCGAGCCGGCGCCGAGGAACAGCAGCGCCTTGAAGAAGGCGTGGGTGAAGAGGTGGAAGATGCCGACCGAATAGGCCCCCGCCCCCAGCGCCACGAACATGTAGCCGAGCTGCGAACAGGTCGAATAGGCGATGACGCGCTTGATGTCGTTCTGCACCAGACCGACGGTGGCGGCGAAGAAAGCGGTGGTGGCGCCGAAGAACATCACCACCTGCAGGGCACCGGGCGCATATTCGAAGACGGGCGACAGGCGCGCCACCATGAACACGCCGGCGGTGACCATGGTCGCCGCGTGGATGAGGGCGGAGACCGGCGTCGGGCCCTCCATGGCATCCGGCAGCCAGGTGTGCAGCAGGAACTGCGCCGACTTGCCCATGGCGCCCATGAACAGCAGCAGGCAGACGACGGTAAGCGCGTCGAGCTGATAGCCGAGGAAGGCCATCTTTTGCCCGGAGAGGCCCTGGGCGGCGCTGAACACCGCCTCGAAGCCGATGGAGCCGGTCAGGGTGTAGAGGCCGAAAATGCCAAGGAGGAAGCCGAAGTCGCCGACGCGGTTGACGATGAAGGCCTTCATCGCCGCGGCATTGGCCGAGGGCTTCTTGTACCAGAAGCCGATCAGCAGATAGGAGGCGACGCCCACGCCCTCCCAGCCGAAGAACATCTGCAGCAGGTCGTTCGCCGTCACCAGCATGAGCATGGCGAAAGTGAAGAAAGACAGGTAGGCGAAGAAGCGCGGCCGGTCCGGATCCTCGTGCATGTAGCCGATGGAATAGAGGTGCACGAGGAAGGAGACCGAGTTCACCACCACCAGCATCACGGCGGTGAGCGTGTCGATGCGCAGCGACCAGGACACGTTGAGCGAGCCGGCGCTGATCCAGCGCATCAGTTCGACCGTGGTGCCCTGCCCGGCATAGCCGACCTGGTAGAAGGCGACCCAGGACAGGAGCGCCGCGATGCCCAGAAGGCTCGTGGTGACGATCTCCGAGGCGCGCGCCCCGATGGCCCGGCCGAACAGGCCGGCGATGAGGAAGCCGACGAGCGGAAGGAAGACGATGGCCTGATACATGGACCGGTCAGCCCTTCATCATGTTGACGTCTTCCACCGCGATGGAGCCGCGGTTGCGGAAGAAGACGACGAGAATGGCGAGGCCGATGGCCGCCTCGGCCGCCGCCACCGTCAGCACCAGGAGCGCGAAGACCTGGCCAACGAGATCACCGAGATGGGTGGAGAAGGCGACGAGATTGATGTTCACGGCGAGCAGGATGAGCTCCACCGACATCAGGATGACGATGATGTTCTTCCGGTTGAGGAAGATGCCCAGCATGCCGAGGGTGAACAGGATCGCGGCCACCGACAGGTAGTGCGACAGACCGATGGTCAGCATGGTTCAGACCCCCTCGCCCGTCTTGACCTTGACGACCTCGATGGCCGTCTCCGGCGTGCGGGCCGACTGCGCCCCCGGATCCTGCCGCTTCACGCCGGTGCGGTGGCTGAGCGTCAGCACGATGGCGCCGATCATGGCCACCAGCAGGACGAGGCCGGAAAGCTGGAAGAAATAGACATATTGGGTGTAGAGCACCCGCCCCAGCGCCTCGGCATTGGTGATGCCGGCGGGGATCGGGGCGGTGATGGTCTTGGGCGCGGTGCCGCCGAGCGTCCAGGCGCCGATCACCATGAACAGTTCGGCGAGGACCACGAGGCCGATCAGCACGCCCACCGGTAGATATTGCAGGAAGCCCTGCCTGAGCGCGACGAAGTCGACGTCGAGCATCATGACGACGAAGAGGAAGAGCACCGCCACGGCGCCGACATAGACGACCACCAGGATCATCGCCAGGAACTCCGCCCCCATCAGCACGAAGAGGCCGGAGGCGTTGACGAAGGCCAGGATGAGGAACAGCACCGAGTGCACGGGATTGCGCGCGGCGATGACCATGAAGGCCGAGGCCACGAGAACCGCGGCGAAGAGGTAGAAGAAGAGACCGGCGAGCATCTGCCCCTTTGCCCCGTTCCTGTTTCGAGGGCGCGCTTTTCGAAGACTCAGGGGGAGCCCTGCGCGCGCCTCTCATAAAGTCCAAGTTGGAACCCGTCCAGACGGCGAACCGCCGGGCCGCGTCCCGCGGTCGTCACCTGTAAGGCGCGTCCTTCTTCAGGCTGTCGGCGATCTCGCGTTCCCAGCGGTCGCCGTTGGCCAGAAGCCGTGCCTTGTCGTAGTAGAGCTCCTCGCGGGTCTCCACCGAGAACTCGAAGTTCGGGCCTTCCACGATGGCGTCCACCGGGCAGGCCTCCTGGCAGAAACCGCAATAGATGCACTTCACCATGTCGATGTCGTAGCGGGTGGTGCGGCGCGTGCCGTCGTTGCGGCGCGGGCCGGCCTCGATGGTGATGGCCTGGGCCGGGCAGATCGCCTCGCAGAGCTTGCACGCGATGCAGCGCTCCTCGCCGTTGGGATAGCGGCGCAGCGCATGCTCGCCCCGGAACCGCGGCGAGATCTGCCCCTTCTCGAAGGGGTAGTTGATCGTCGCCTTCGGCTTGAAGAAATAGCGCATCGACAGGAAGAACGCCGAGACGAACTCCGTCAGGAACAGGGCTTTGGCCGCGCGGTCGAGCCGGAACGTCGACGCCATGGACCTCTTCTCCTCAAATGCCCCAGCCGCTGAGCGAGCGGCCGAGCCAGTAACCAAGGCCCGCGAAGACGGGCACGATGACGACCATCAGGATCCGCTGCGCCAGCACGATCCGGCGCTCGTAGTCCTGCCGCTCGGCCTCGGTGGTCGAGCGATCGGTCTGCCTGAGCTTGCCCGCCACCAGACCCGAGACGATCCGGTAGTCGACCCAGCCCACCGCTGCGCCGATCAGGGCGCCCAGCAGGCCGGCGGGGCTGAACAGGCCCTCCATGGCGGGCTCCTTACGGCGCCCAGCCGGTGAACTGCAGCACGCCCGCCACCACGACGACCATCACCAGCGAGATCGGCAGGAACACCTTCCAGCCGAGCCGCATGAGCTGGTCGTAGCGATAGCGCGGCACGAAGGCCTTCACCATGGCGAACATGAAGAAGACCAGGGAGACCTTCAGCACGAACCAGATCACCCCCGGCACCCAGGTGAAGGGTGCGAAGGGGAACGGCGGCAGCCAGCCGCCGAGGAACAGGATCGTGGTGAGGGAGCACATGGTCATGATGGCCACGTACTCGGCCAGCATGAACATCATGTAGGGCGTGGAGGCGTACTCCACCATGAACCCGGCGACCAGCTCCGACTCCGCCTCCGGCAGGTCGAAGGGCGGACGGTTGGTCTCCGCCAGCGCCGAAATGAAGAAGATCACGAAGACCGGGAACAGCGGCAGCCAGAACCAGCCGAACAGGCCGATGCCCTTGTCCTGCGCGCGGACGATGTCGGAGAGGTTCAGCGAGCCGACGCAGAGCAGCACGCAGATGATCACGAAGCCGATGGAGACTTCGTAGGACACCATCTGCGCCGCCGAGCGCAGCGCGCCGAGGAAGGGATACTTCGAGTTCGACGCCCAGCCGCCCATGATGACGCCATAGACGCCGAGGGAGGAGATCGCGAAGATGAACAGGATGCCGACATTGAGGTCGGCGATGGCCCACCCCTCG contains:
- a CDS encoding DUF1467 family protein, producing MSIPAALAIYFIIWWLVLFVVLPFGVRSQVESGRVVPGSDPGAPMRTVMRDKVIATTIVAGIVFGLYYLNYAYGFITLDDIPFMPRAVVG
- the mce gene encoding methylmalonyl-CoA epimerase — translated: MIGRLNHVAIAVRDLEKASALYRDTLGATVTAPVAQPAHGVTVVFVELPNTKIEFLAPLGADSPIAKFLDKNPDGGIHHVCYEVDDIIAARDHLKAQGARILGDGEPKIGAHDKPVLFLHPKDFNGTLVELEQA
- a CDS encoding ribonuclease J, producing MAKRPHSGTADELVFCPLGGVGEIGMNFSLYGHGSPAKKDWLAVDCGVAFAGPDLPGIDLIMPDPRFLTAEKKRLRALVITHAHEDHIGAVADLWPRLGCPIYLTPFAAAMLEAKRLNEPGAPKVPIHVIQPGQVIEVGPFSFEMIAVAHSIPESTSLAIRTPLGLVVHTSDWKIDPTPVLGAVTDEARFRALGDEGVLAMIGDSTNAIREGISPSEREVAKELEKIIRAAKGRVAVTTFASNAGRIRSVAEAAMRCDRQVVLVGRAMERVIGIAREQGMLDGIPPFVGAESYGYLPRDKVVAVLTGSQGEPRAALARIANDDHPEVTLTPGDTVVFSSRTIPGNEKAVGNIINSLVKQGVKIITDRDGLVHVSGHPRRGEMEQMYTWVRPKIAIPVHGEAYHMAEHAALARRMGVKDVILANDGDVIRLAPGEPDVVDTVPAQRLFKDGSLLIEEAARVVPERRRLSFAGIVSVAIALDDRGQIVGDIQMDMAGVPEQDAMGEDLAELVEETVIDCVEGLPKARRRDPDAVAESVTRAIRGTLNGRWGKKPMCHVLVVTV
- a CDS encoding biotin--[acetyl-CoA-carboxylase] ligase; the protein is MLTLSETAQAAGFQLVHLAEVGSTNAEALARGAAGETQPTWVVADRQTAGKGRWGRSWTGFDGNLFATLLLTDPAPAARIAELCFVSALALDDALLTLAPDLESRFKVKWPNDALLDGAKVSGTLIEATTRGATTQVAIGIGVNVAHHPGDMPYPTQSLNGAGIAVDRDQVFAALSRSMVTALAIWRRGQGFNAIRAGWLARAHNLGGPMVAKSGDRRIEGVFVGLDAEGRLLLDTPDGREMITVGEVVPALAGTVH
- the nuoN gene encoding NADH-quinone oxidoreductase subunit NuoN produces the protein MNAPVLDLAPILPELILALGAMALLMYGVFTGDRSARTVTVGAIALLVAAAVAVMLIGGAPRSVFNGSFVLDGFARFMKVLAFLGAAVALVLSQDFLRRERVEKFEFPILILLSTTGMGVLISAGDLIALYMGLELMSLALYVIASIHRDNAKSTEAGLKYFVLGALSSGMLLYGCSLIYGFTGTVQLAGIAAALKGGPIGLGLVFGLVFLIAGMAFKVSAVPFHMWTPDVYEGAPSPVTAFFAAAPKVAAIAIFARALVTGFPAAAHQWQQIVVFVSVGSMLLGSFAAIGQTNIKRLMAYSSIGHMGFALVGLSAGTAAGVQGVAAYIAIYMIMTLGTFACVIAMRRGDEAVETIDDLAGLSRTNPLMAAALAALLFSLAGIPPLAGFFAKWYVFSAAIEAKLYTLAVIGVLSSVIGCYYYLRIVKLMYFDEPAPAFSPVRIELKTVLVASALFNTLFVVYPAPLVAAAAAAARSLF
- a CDS encoding NADH-quinone oxidoreductase subunit M — translated: MSNAPILSIITFLPLLGAALILMVRGDDEAAKRNIRMIALFATLVTFGLSLIPVWLFNPATAEFQFVERAPWLGGVISYRMGVDGISLPLVILTTFLMPFCILASWVSIEKRVKEYMVAFLVLETLMIGVFCALDIVLFYLFFEAGLIPMFLIIGIWGGKRRIYASFKFFLYTLAGSLLMLLAIMAMIWTAGTSDIAELLKTGPKLFSRDMQFWLWLAFFASFAVKMPMWPVHTWLPDAHVEAPTAGSVILAGVLLKMGGYGFLRFSLPMFPEASAFFAPIVFALSIIAIIYTSLVAMMQEDIKKLIAYSSVAHMGFVTMGIFAGNAEGIQGAVFQMISHGIVSGALFLCVGVVYDRMHTREIAAYGGLVNRMPVYAVIFMVFTMANVGLPGTSGFVGEFLTLMGTFKASTTATFLAATGVILSAGYALWLYRQVIWGELTKPSLKAITDVDRRELTILVPLVVLTILFGVYPRPILATSEVAVNALVESYNQANGAARTAATVPSR
- the nuoL gene encoding NADH-quinone oxidoreductase subunit L is translated as MYQAIVFLPLVGFLIAGLFGRAIGARASEIVTTSLLGIAALLSWVAFYQVGYAGQGTTVELMRWISAGSLNVSWSLRIDTLTAVMLVVVNSVSFLVHLYSIGYMHEDPDRPRFFAYLSFFTFAMLMLVTANDLLQMFFGWEGVGVASYLLIGFWYKKPSANAAAMKAFIVNRVGDFGFLLGIFGLYTLTGSIGFEAVFSAAQGLSGQKMAFLGYQLDALTVVCLLLFMGAMGKSAQFLLHTWLPDAMEGPTPVSALIHAATMVTAGVFMVARLSPVFEYAPGALQVVMFFGATTAFFAATVGLVQNDIKRVIAYSTCSQLGYMFVALGAGAYSVGIFHLFTHAFFKALLFLGAGSVIHAMHHEQDIRRMGGLAPHIKFTYAMMVIGTLALTGFGIPFLHIGFAGYHSKDAIIEVAYAAHGAMGPYAFFMTVIAALMTSFYSWRLIFMTFHGQPRWAGAHGHHDDHAHADAAAHGHADPHAHAHGAKDDHHHDDHGHGHAHQPHESPLVMLIPLGALAVGAVFSGVVFMKKFTDEAGIKGFFRDSIFMRPENHIIHEFHSVPGWVPWTPFVMMAIGFALAWYMYIKRPDVPVQLAREHQGLYQFLLNKWYFDELYDRIFVRPARWLGRFFWKKGDGWLIDGFGPDGIAARVVDITRGVVRLQTGYVYHYAFAMLIGVAALATWFMFSGGVGGAH
- the nuoK gene encoding NADH-quinone oxidoreductase subunit NuoK encodes the protein MTIGLSHYLSVAAILFTLGMLGIFLNRKNIIVILMSVELILLAVNINLVAFSTHLGDLVGQVFALLVLTVAAAEAAIGLAILVVFFRNRGSIAVEDVNMMKG
- a CDS encoding NADH-quinone oxidoreductase subunit J, which codes for MLAGLFFYLFAAVLVASAFMVIAARNPVHSVLFLILAFVNASGLFVLMGAEFLAMILVVVYVGAVAVLFLFVVMMLDVDFVALRQGFLQYLPVGVLIGLVVLAELFMVIGAWTLGGTAPKTITAPIPAGITNAEALGRVLYTQYVYFFQLSGLVLLVAMIGAIVLTLSHRTGVKRQDPGAQSARTPETAIEVVKVKTGEGV
- the nuoI gene encoding NADH-quinone oxidoreductase subunit NuoI, which produces MASTFRLDRAAKALFLTEFVSAFFLSMRYFFKPKATINYPFEKGQISPRFRGEHALRRYPNGEERCIACKLCEAICPAQAITIEAGPRRNDGTRRTTRYDIDMVKCIYCGFCQEACPVDAIVEGPNFEFSVETREELYYDKARLLANGDRWEREIADSLKKDAPYR
- the nuoH gene encoding NADH-quinone oxidoreductase subunit NuoH, whose product is MTDFWTLIWPILLIAIQSLVLMVALLVFVAFILLADRKIWAAVQLRRGPNVVGPFGLLQSFADLLKFVFKEPVIPSGANKGVFLLAPFVSVILALAAWAVIPLNEGWAIADLNVGILFIFAISSLGVYGVIMGGWASNSKYPFLGALRSAAQMVSYEVSIGFVIICVLLCVGSLNLSDIVRAQDKGIGLFGWFWLPLFPVFVIFFISALAETNRPPFDLPEAESELVAGFMVEYASTPYMMFMLAEYVAIMTMCSLTTILFLGGWLPPFPFAPFTWVPGVIWFVLKVSLVFFMFAMVKAFVPRYRYDQLMRLGWKVFLPISLVMVVVVAGVLQFTGWAP